A DNA window from Christiangramia salexigens contains the following coding sequences:
- a CDS encoding D-alanyl-D-alanine carboxypeptidase, with product MNTNSFNYIILCLISLVILNSCAPGFKKVIKKDKVFKQAQSALIVYDPAAKKTLFEYNADKYFTPASNTKILTFYAGLKSLNDSVVTFKYSIKGDSLIFSSTGDPSFLNPKFNDSTAHNFLKTSKRKLYYINSNWNDEFYGPGWAWDDYNYAFAAERSAFPIYGNLVTFKHENQKEELLSIPSYFQDCVHYTDLVSTPMRSIDANLFHLPKDVPETYSRQSPFKTSQELSLQLLSDSLKKPIQVIKNDASIILDKELKTISMDTLYKEMLHESDNFIAEQILLMAAHQLSDTLKAEKAINNIKKSFLKGLKDEIYWVDGSGLSRYNLLTPRSLVFVLDKIHQERSEDDLTKLFPTGGSSGTLKGMFTETPAFIFAKSGSLRNNYSLSGYMISRSGKFLIFSFMNSNYTQPSQLLKTRMEEILTGVRNKY from the coding sequence TTGAATACAAACTCTTTCAATTATATAATCCTGTGTCTTATAAGTTTAGTAATCCTAAATTCCTGCGCTCCGGGATTTAAAAAAGTTATAAAAAAAGACAAGGTTTTCAAACAAGCTCAATCTGCCCTGATAGTTTACGACCCGGCTGCTAAGAAAACACTCTTTGAATACAATGCCGATAAATATTTTACCCCTGCCTCGAATACCAAGATCCTCACCTTCTATGCCGGATTAAAAAGCCTAAATGATTCGGTGGTCACATTCAAATACAGTATCAAAGGTGATTCGCTAATTTTTTCCTCCACGGGAGACCCTTCCTTTTTGAATCCGAAATTCAACGATTCTACAGCTCATAACTTCCTAAAAACAAGTAAGAGAAAATTATACTATATAAATTCAAACTGGAACGATGAATTTTATGGTCCCGGCTGGGCCTGGGACGATTATAATTACGCCTTTGCTGCAGAGCGATCTGCTTTTCCAATCTATGGCAACCTCGTTACTTTTAAACATGAAAATCAAAAAGAAGAGCTTTTATCCATTCCATCTTATTTTCAGGATTGCGTTCATTATACGGATTTGGTTAGTACACCAATGAGATCTATTGATGCAAATTTGTTTCATTTACCGAAGGACGTACCAGAAACCTATTCCAGGCAAAGCCCTTTTAAAACCTCGCAAGAATTAAGTCTTCAATTATTAAGCGACAGTCTAAAAAAGCCTATTCAAGTTATTAAAAATGATGCATCCATCATACTTGACAAGGAACTAAAAACCATATCCATGGATACGCTGTATAAAGAAATGTTGCATGAGAGCGACAATTTTATAGCAGAACAGATCCTTTTAATGGCTGCTCACCAGCTGAGCGATACATTAAAAGCAGAAAAGGCAATTAATAACATAAAAAAAAGCTTTCTAAAAGGTCTGAAAGACGAAATCTATTGGGTTGATGGTTCCGGGCTATCAAGATATAATCTATTAACCCCGAGAAGTCTCGTGTTTGTCTTAGACAAAATTCATCAGGAGCGAAGTGAAGATGATCTTACGAAGTTATTTCCCACAGGAGGCAGCTCGGGAACTTTAAAAGGGATGTTTACCGAAACTCCAGCCTTTATTTTTGCAAAATCAGGAAGTTTACGAAACAATTATAGCCTTAGTGGCTATATGATCTCAAGATCTGGTAAATTTTTAATCTTTAGCTTTATGAATTCAAATTACACTCAGCCATCTCAATTACTTAAAACAAGGATGGAAGAGATCCTTACCGGGGTTAGAAATAAATATTGA
- a CDS encoding 7-carboxy-7-deazaguanine synthase QueE: protein MISEETKQLVDKGVMLPLMEEFYTIQGEGYHKGTAAYFIRIGGCDVGCHWCDVKESWDAEVHPPTPVGQIVENAVKYSKTIVITGGEPLTWDMTELTGNLKKQGCDIHIETSGAYELTGEWDWICLSPKKIKLPTKEIYPLANELKVIVFNKHDLKFAEEQAAKVSDDCILYLQPEWSNREKMIPLIVDYVMKNPKWKVSLQTHKYLNIP, encoded by the coding sequence ATGATTTCAGAAGAAACTAAGCAGCTGGTTGATAAGGGAGTTATGCTCCCGTTGATGGAGGAATTTTATACCATACAGGGAGAAGGATACCATAAAGGAACCGCTGCGTATTTTATTAGGATTGGAGGCTGTGATGTTGGCTGTCATTGGTGTGATGTAAAGGAGAGCTGGGATGCAGAAGTTCATCCACCAACACCTGTGGGGCAGATTGTTGAGAATGCTGTGAAATACAGTAAAACGATCGTGATTACAGGTGGAGAACCTCTAACCTGGGATATGACCGAATTAACCGGTAATTTAAAAAAGCAGGGTTGTGATATTCATATCGAAACTTCAGGTGCCTATGAGCTAACAGGTGAATGGGACTGGATCTGTCTTTCACCTAAAAAAATAAAATTGCCTACCAAAGAGATCTATCCGCTAGCTAACGAGCTTAAGGTGATCGTATTTAATAAGCATGATCTAAAATTTGCTGAAGAGCAGGCAGCTAAGGTAAGTGATGATTGTATTCTTTACCTGCAACCGGAATGGAGTAACAGAGAAAAAATGATCCCATTAATTGTGGATTATGTCATGAAAAATCCTAAATGGAAGGTTTCTCTTCAAACACATAAATATCTTAATATACCATAA
- a CDS encoding DUF2911 domain-containing protein — MKKLILGAFAMICLIGINPVNAQEKESPNFSKLDASPMDMAMFRNKEDKAVARIIYSRPQKREREVFGKLVPYGKVWRTGANEATELTLFTDMKIADVTVKAGTYSLYTIPNEKEWTVILNNSTNTWGAYEYTDEEDKVRINVPVRDSKNTIEALSMAFEETAEGVDLLIGWDDKYVKVPFKNIK; from the coding sequence ATGAAAAAATTAATTCTTGGAGCATTTGCAATGATCTGCTTAATTGGCATTAATCCTGTTAATGCTCAGGAAAAAGAATCACCAAACTTTTCTAAGCTTGATGCCAGTCCTATGGACATGGCAATGTTTCGCAATAAGGAGGACAAGGCTGTTGCACGAATCATTTATAGCCGCCCTCAGAAAAGAGAAAGAGAAGTTTTTGGCAAGCTTGTTCCTTATGGAAAGGTTTGGAGAACCGGAGCCAATGAAGCAACAGAGCTTACACTTTTTACAGATATGAAAATAGCAGATGTTACAGTTAAAGCCGGAACTTATAGCCTTTACACCATTCCAAATGAAAAAGAATGGACTGTAATTCTTAACAACAGTACGAATACCTGGGGTGCTTATGAATATACAGATGAAGAAGACAAGGTTCGTATAAATGTACCTGTAAGAGATTCTAAAAATACTATTGAAGCACTTTCAATGGCTTTCGAGGAAACTGCAGAAGGTGTAGACCTTTTAATTGGATGGGACGATAAATATGTAAAAGTTCCATTCAAAAACATTAAATAG
- the asnB gene encoding asparagine synthase B: MCGILAVIGKDLEKAKISSLSKRMSHRGADESGLKITEEGYVLSHERLSIVDLTTGMQPIQGTGSAWMVHNGEIYNHVALRNNELKDHKFRTTGDSEVIVHLYEKYGYDFVDMLDGVFSFVVVDGEDFIAGRDPIGVKPLYYGTDESGAMWFASEMKALADHCTEFSAFPPGHYYTPKTGFVRYYKPDWFESKKAVQPRDLTKLRDSLIEATRKRLMADVPLGVLLSGGLDSSLTSSIAARLIEGSGQKLHSFSIGLDPEAPDLIAARKVAEFLGTEHTEVHFTVEEGIEILSQLVWHLETYDVTSIRASTPMYFLSKAIAEKGIKVVLSGEGSDEIFGGYLYFKNAPSAEEFQKETIRRVQRLATADCLRADKSTMAHGLEARVPFLDKDFLKTAMEMVPEEKMPATYDGVEKYVLRKAFDTPERPFLPEEVLWRQKEQFSDGVGYNWIDQLIEYASEQVSDADMATAEERFPVNTPATKEAYFYRTLFQKHFPQEAAAKTVKRWIPKWQKDLDPSGRANETHVAPGLKKELIKA, from the coding sequence ATGTGTGGAATTTTAGCAGTTATCGGAAAAGACCTTGAGAAAGCAAAAATAAGCAGCCTTTCCAAGAGAATGTCTCACAGGGGGGCCGATGAAAGCGGATTAAAAATTACTGAAGAAGGATACGTGCTTTCGCATGAGCGTCTTTCAATTGTAGATCTTACAACTGGTATGCAGCCAATTCAGGGAACTGGTTCAGCCTGGATGGTACATAACGGGGAGATCTATAACCACGTTGCTTTACGAAATAATGAACTTAAGGATCATAAATTCAGAACTACAGGAGATTCTGAAGTGATCGTTCATCTATATGAAAAGTACGGCTATGATTTTGTAGATATGCTGGATGGAGTATTTTCTTTCGTCGTTGTAGATGGAGAGGATTTTATTGCGGGAAGAGATCCAATAGGTGTAAAGCCATTGTATTATGGAACCGATGAAAGTGGCGCTATGTGGTTTGCCAGTGAAATGAAAGCTCTAGCCGATCATTGTACCGAATTTTCAGCCTTTCCTCCGGGACACTATTATACGCCAAAAACAGGTTTTGTGAGATATTACAAGCCAGACTGGTTCGAGTCTAAAAAAGCGGTACAACCTCGTGATCTAACTAAATTAAGAGACAGCCTGATAGAAGCGACCAGAAAAAGACTTATGGCCGATGTGCCTTTGGGAGTGCTTTTAAGTGGTGGGCTTGATTCTTCGCTTACATCTTCTATAGCTGCAAGGTTAATTGAAGGTAGTGGTCAAAAACTTCATTCCTTTTCAATTGGATTAGATCCGGAGGCGCCAGACCTTATAGCGGCAAGGAAAGTTGCAGAATTCTTAGGGACTGAGCACACCGAAGTTCACTTCACCGTAGAAGAAGGAATAGAGATATTAAGTCAGTTAGTATGGCATCTGGAAACCTATGATGTGACATCTATAAGAGCCAGTACTCCAATGTACTTCCTGTCCAAAGCAATTGCTGAAAAAGGGATAAAAGTAGTGCTGTCTGGAGAAGGCTCCGATGAAATTTTTGGAGGTTACCTGTACTTTAAGAATGCGCCTTCAGCAGAAGAATTCCAAAAAGAAACCATTAGAAGAGTTCAGCGTCTTGCAACGGCAGATTGTTTGAGAGCAGATAAATCTACTATGGCTCATGGGCTTGAAGCCAGGGTTCCATTCCTTGATAAGGATTTCCTTAAAACTGCCATGGAAATGGTACCAGAAGAGAAAATGCCAGCAACTTACGATGGAGTGGAGAAATATGTCTTGAGAAAAGCCTTTGATACTCCGGAGAGACCGTTCTTGCCAGAAGAGGTGCTGTGGAGACAAAAAGAACAGTTTAGTGACGGAGTTGGGTATAACTGGATAGACCAGCTTATCGAATATGCTTCAGAGCAGGTAAGCGATGCCGATATGGCAACGGCAGAGGAGAGGTTCCCGGTGAACACGCCTGCAACTAAAGAGGCTTATTTCTACAGAACACTTTTCCAAAAACACTTCCCTCAGGAAGCTGCTGCGAAAACTGTAAAAAGATGGATCCCAAAATGGCAAAAAGACCTGGATCCAAGTGGGAGAGCAAACGAAACTCATGTTGCTCCAGGACTTAAGAAAGAGCTGATAAAAGCCTGA
- the gyrB gene encoding DNA topoisomerase (ATP-hydrolyzing) subunit B, with protein sequence MSEEAKKHNYSADSIQALEGMEHVRMRPSMYIGDTGVRGLHHLVYEVVDNSIDEALAGHCDVIRVTINEDNSITVEDNGRGIPIDLHKKEGVSALEVVMTKIGAGGKFDKDSYKVSGGLHGVGVSCVNALSTHLKATVYRDNQIWEQEYEIGKPMYPVKSVGETDLSGTLVTFKPDPSIFQQTLEYNYDTLASRMRELAYLNKGIRISLTDKRNKEDNGEFVHNDFHSEEGLKEFIKFLDGNREPIISDVISMEGEKNEIPVEVAMVYNTSFNENLHSYVNNINTHEGGTHLSGFRRGLTTTLKKYADASGLLDKVKFEITGDDFREGLTAIISVKVSEPQFEGQTKTKLGNREVTSAVSQAVSEMLENYLEENPNDAKTIVQKVILAAQARNAAKKAREMVQRKTAMSVGGLPGKLSDCSEQDPAQCEVFLVEGDSAGGTAKQGRDRKFQAILPLRGKILNVEKAMSHRVFDNEEIKNIYTALGVTIGTEEDSKALNLSKLRYHKIVIMCDADVDGSHIETLILTFFFRYMRELIENGHIYIATPPLYLVKKGQKKRYAWNEKERDEIAESYSGGVQIQRYKGLGEMNAEQLWDTTMDPEFRMLRQVNIDNGGEADRIFSMLMGDEVPPRREFIEKNAKYANIDA encoded by the coding sequence ATGAGCGAAGAAGCTAAGAAACATAATTATTCAGCCGACAGTATTCAGGCACTGGAAGGCATGGAGCATGTTCGTATGCGGCCCTCAATGTATATTGGTGATACCGGCGTAAGAGGTCTGCATCATCTTGTATATGAAGTTGTTGATAACTCTATCGATGAGGCGCTCGCAGGGCACTGTGACGTGATAAGAGTTACCATTAATGAAGATAATTCCATTACTGTAGAAGATAATGGTCGTGGAATACCGATTGACCTTCACAAGAAAGAAGGTGTTTCTGCTCTGGAGGTTGTAATGACCAAGATTGGAGCGGGAGGTAAGTTTGATAAAGATTCCTATAAAGTTTCCGGAGGTTTACACGGGGTTGGGGTTAGTTGTGTGAATGCACTTTCAACTCACTTAAAAGCCACGGTTTACAGAGATAATCAAATATGGGAACAGGAGTATGAAATTGGTAAACCAATGTATCCTGTTAAGTCTGTTGGTGAAACGGATCTTAGTGGTACTTTGGTGACGTTTAAGCCAGATCCAAGCATATTTCAGCAAACGCTGGAGTATAATTATGATACCCTTGCAAGCAGAATGCGTGAACTTGCATATCTGAATAAAGGGATAAGGATCAGTTTAACTGATAAGAGAAATAAAGAGGATAATGGAGAATTCGTACATAACGATTTCCACTCTGAAGAAGGTTTAAAAGAATTTATAAAATTCCTGGATGGTAACCGAGAGCCTATTATCTCTGATGTTATATCTATGGAAGGCGAAAAGAATGAAATTCCGGTTGAGGTTGCAATGGTGTATAACACCTCATTCAACGAAAACCTTCATTCTTATGTAAATAATATTAATACTCACGAAGGAGGTACGCATCTTTCCGGTTTTAGAAGAGGTTTAACCACAACGCTTAAGAAGTATGCAGATGCTTCAGGCTTGTTGGATAAAGTTAAGTTTGAAATCACCGGGGATGATTTTCGTGAAGGTTTAACAGCAATTATTTCGGTAAAGGTTTCAGAACCTCAGTTTGAAGGTCAGACTAAAACCAAATTAGGTAATCGTGAGGTTACATCTGCGGTTTCACAGGCTGTATCTGAAATGCTTGAGAATTATCTGGAAGAGAATCCTAATGATGCCAAAACAATTGTTCAGAAAGTAATCCTTGCTGCGCAGGCGAGAAATGCCGCGAAAAAAGCCCGTGAAATGGTTCAGCGTAAAACTGCCATGAGTGTTGGTGGTTTGCCTGGGAAATTATCTGACTGCTCTGAGCAGGATCCTGCACAATGTGAAGTTTTTCTTGTTGAGGGTGACTCGGCAGGTGGAACGGCGAAACAAGGAAGAGATCGTAAGTTCCAGGCGATATTACCTCTTAGGGGTAAGATCCTTAATGTGGAAAAAGCCATGTCTCACCGTGTTTTCGATAACGAGGAGATAAAGAATATTTATACAGCTCTTGGGGTAACCATTGGTACCGAGGAGGATAGTAAAGCTCTTAACCTATCTAAATTAAGATATCACAAGATCGTGATTATGTGTGATGCCGACGTTGATGGTAGCCACATTGAAACACTTATTCTTACTTTCTTCTTTAGATATATGAGGGAGTTGATCGAGAATGGTCATATCTACATCGCTACGCCACCACTTTATTTAGTGAAAAAGGGTCAGAAAAAGCGATATGCCTGGAATGAGAAAGAAAGGGATGAGATCGCCGAGAGTTATAGTGGTGGAGTACAGATCCAGCGTTATAAAGGTCTTGGGGAGATGAATGCAGAGCAACTTTGGGATACCACTATGGATCCTGAGTTTAGAATGCTAAGACAGGTGAACATTGATAATGGAGGAGAAGCCGATAGGATCTTTTCTATGTTAATGGGTGATGAGGTTCCGCCAAGAAGGGAGTTTATCGAGAAGAATGCGAAGTACGCAAATATTGATGCTTAA
- a CDS encoding DUF6588 family protein produces MKKITSLLLLCSLFIFQNSKAQNQPGDLVDDILLIADQFAKPAASAAAYQANSGWFSSAIALDKWEFEISANGNALFVPKSEQSFTVSNNNFKVLRIKNSTTGIVPTAFGKRSDVVYEGEILGQEFEFDAIEGIDKSVVIHPFVQLAVGLPYETEFAMRYAPEITIGEVAVSTVGFGLKHNLSQYFRFNDPDRDLQLAVSGAYNIFDVGYSFQPVDIKIATLDVIDVDANLWMAKALASKKYGNFEVFGGLGATNSNYDYIMGGSGSGLADVNNALLRIGDSQTQFKGDIGFNLYYDWFKFSTMITAGKFFNLNMGLHFRI; encoded by the coding sequence GTGAAAAAAATTACAAGTTTACTTCTTTTATGTAGTTTGTTCATCTTTCAAAATTCCAAAGCTCAAAATCAACCAGGTGATTTGGTTGATGATATATTGTTAATCGCAGACCAATTCGCTAAACCGGCTGCATCTGCGGCTGCATATCAGGCTAATAGTGGATGGTTTAGTTCGGCTATAGCTTTGGATAAGTGGGAATTCGAGATTTCAGCTAATGGAAACGCTTTATTTGTCCCTAAGAGTGAGCAATCTTTTACAGTTAGTAATAATAATTTTAAGGTGTTGCGCATAAAGAATTCTACAACCGGGATTGTGCCTACAGCTTTTGGTAAAAGGTCTGATGTTGTTTATGAAGGCGAGATTCTAGGGCAGGAATTTGAATTTGATGCAATTGAAGGTATTGATAAAAGTGTAGTGATACATCCCTTTGTTCAATTAGCTGTTGGCTTACCATATGAAACTGAATTTGCAATGCGTTATGCTCCAGAAATTACTATTGGTGAGGTGGCTGTAAGTACAGTGGGATTTGGACTAAAGCATAATTTGAGTCAGTATTTTAGGTTTAATGATCCCGATAGAGATCTGCAATTAGCGGTTTCGGGTGCTTATAATATTTTTGATGTGGGTTATTCTTTTCAGCCGGTTGATATAAAAATAGCTACGCTGGATGTAATAGATGTGGATGCTAATCTTTGGATGGCTAAGGCGCTTGCTTCAAAGAAATACGGGAATTTTGAAGTCTTCGGAGGTCTTGGAGCAACTAATTCCAATTATGATTATATAATGGGTGGGTCAGGTTCCGGTTTAGCCGATGTTAACAACGCTCTTTTGAGAATTGGAGATTCACAAACCCAATTTAAAGGTGATATTGGCTTCAATTTATACTACGATTGGTTTAAATTCAGTACGATGATTACAGCGGGTAAATTTTTCAATTTAAATATGGGCTTGCACTTTAGAATTTAA
- a CDS encoding malate dehydrogenase produces MKVTIVGAGAVGASCAEYVAIKNFASEVVLLDIKEGYAEGKAMDLMQTATLNGFDTKITGSTNDYSKTADSDIAVITSGIPRKPGMTREELIGINAGIVKEVSSNLIKHSPNVTLIVVSNPMDTMTYLVHKTTGLPKNKIIGMGGALDSARFKYRLSEALECPPSDVDGMVIGGHSDTGMVPLTRLATRNSVPVTAFLSEDRLNQVAEDTKVGGATLTKLLGTSAWYAPGAAVSGLVQAIACDQKKMFPCSALLEGEYGLSDLCIGVPAILGKDGLEKIVELQLDDAEISKMKESAEGVKKTNGLLDV; encoded by the coding sequence ATGAAAGTTACCATAGTAGGAGCGGGTGCAGTAGGTGCCAGCTGTGCCGAATACGTTGCCATCAAAAATTTTGCTTCTGAAGTAGTATTACTTGATATTAAAGAAGGTTATGCTGAAGGTAAAGCAATGGACCTTATGCAAACCGCAACTCTTAATGGCTTTGATACGAAAATAACAGGAAGTACCAATGATTATTCAAAAACTGCCGATAGTGATATCGCGGTGATCACGAGTGGTATTCCTCGTAAACCGGGCATGACCCGTGAAGAGTTAATAGGTATCAATGCCGGGATCGTTAAAGAAGTTTCTTCAAACTTGATCAAGCATTCACCTAATGTAACTCTTATCGTGGTGAGCAATCCTATGGATACTATGACTTACCTTGTACATAAAACTACCGGACTTCCTAAGAACAAGATCATAGGAATGGGTGGAGCACTTGATAGTGCACGTTTTAAATACAGATTAAGCGAAGCTCTTGAGTGCCCACCATCTGATGTTGATGGAATGGTAATTGGAGGTCATAGTGATACCGGAATGGTGCCATTAACAAGACTTGCTACAAGAAACAGTGTTCCCGTGACTGCATTCTTATCTGAAGATAGATTAAATCAGGTCGCTGAAGATACTAAAGTTGGCGGGGCGACCCTTACCAAACTTCTTGGAACCAGCGCATGGTATGCTCCTGGAGCAGCTGTATCCGGACTTGTTCAGGCCATAGCTTGTGACCAGAAAAAAATGTTCCCATGTTCTGCATTGCTTGAAGGAGAATACGGTTTAAGCGATCTTTGTATCGGAGTTCCTGCAATTCTTGGAAAAGACGGTCTTGAGAAAATTGTTGAATTACAATTGGATGATGCTGAAATTTCTAAAATGAAAGAAAGTGCAGAAGGAGTTAAAAAAACCAATGGTTTGCTGGACGTATAG
- the secDF gene encoding protein translocase subunit SecDF: MQNKGLIKVFAILFGLVCLYQLSFTFITSKVEDEAEEFAVQKVGENVENYSERRDLVEARYLDSIANEEIIAGITYAGAKDKELNKGLDLKGGINVILQISVKDILGGLANDSNDPAFRKALAEADAAQTDSQENYIDLFFESFNNIPNAKLASPDVFANKTLSDEINFNMTNEEVEPIIRRKIDESITSAFEVLRKRIDKFGVTQPNIQRLGNSGRILVELPGAKDISRVKNLLQSTAQLEFWHVYKSNQLGNFLVQANNKLAQMKRSEKTESAKEEDSASTSGDSEIDELLADAEDSTQVETGANPLFDLMLSPGSQGGPVLATFKVQDTAQVMEYLNKPQIRSMLPSDMRYAKFVWGVPNEETQTSALYALKGNRNMEPPLSGSVITDAQQTYDQLGRIAVSMQMDGTGAKIWEDMTGKASNEQSQIAIVLDNIVYSAPGVSSGAISGGRSEISGDFSITEGQDLANVLRAGKLPASAEIIQSEVVGPSLGQEAIDSGIMSFVIALILVLIWMILYYGKAGIFADIALAVNILFIFGVLAGLGAVLTLPGIAGIVLTIGMSVDANVLIFERIKEELAKGKMQRDAIKDGFNNALSSILDANITTGLTGLILFVLGTGPIKGFATTLLIGIATSLFTAIFITRLFIDGYGIKGKSLDFATSLTKNLFTNMNIDFLGKRKVAYIISGIFIFVSVGSLFVQGLNQGVDFVGGRAYTVRFADDVNPSDVQQDLVAEFGSAEAKTFGPDNQLKITTKYRVNDEGSTVDEEIQQTLYNALQSYLPADLSYEDFVDGADDKTVGIMQSMKVGATIADDIKNASFWAVLGSLIVVFLYILLRFRKWQFSLGAVAAVFHDVLVVLGIFSLLYKVMPFNMEIDQAFIAAILTVIGYSLNDTVVVFDRIREYVNEHTSWPLGKTVNAALNSTLSRTLNTSLTTLVVLLAIFIFGGESIRGFMFALIVGVIVGTYSSLFIATPVMFDSVKKKSQIQKKEKPKTEEAATA, from the coding sequence ATGCAGAATAAAGGACTGATTAAAGTTTTTGCAATTTTGTTTGGGCTGGTATGTCTTTATCAGTTGTCTTTTACCTTTATAACCAGTAAGGTAGAGGATGAAGCTGAGGAGTTTGCCGTGCAAAAAGTAGGCGAAAACGTAGAGAATTATTCAGAACGTCGTGACCTTGTAGAAGCCAGATATTTGGATTCTATCGCGAACGAAGAAATCATCGCCGGAATTACTTACGCTGGGGCCAAAGACAAGGAGCTAAATAAAGGTCTGGATCTTAAAGGAGGTATCAACGTGATCCTTCAGATTTCAGTAAAAGATATTCTTGGCGGACTAGCAAATGATTCTAACGACCCTGCTTTCAGAAAAGCATTGGCAGAAGCAGATGCAGCACAAACAGACAGTCAGGAAAACTATATTGATCTTTTCTTTGAGTCATTCAATAATATTCCGAATGCAAAACTTGCTTCACCGGATGTTTTTGCAAACAAGACATTAAGTGACGAGATCAACTTCAACATGACCAATGAAGAGGTTGAGCCGATCATTAGAAGAAAAATTGACGAATCTATAACTTCAGCATTTGAAGTTCTTAGAAAACGTATAGATAAATTTGGAGTTACTCAGCCAAATATTCAGCGTTTGGGTAATTCAGGGAGAATACTTGTAGAGCTTCCGGGTGCAAAAGATATCAGCAGGGTGAAGAATCTACTTCAGAGTACTGCGCAATTAGAGTTCTGGCATGTTTATAAAAGCAATCAACTTGGTAACTTCTTAGTTCAGGCAAACAACAAGCTTGCACAAATGAAGCGTTCTGAAAAAACTGAATCGGCTAAAGAAGAAGATTCTGCTTCAACTTCAGGAGACAGTGAGATTGATGAGCTTTTAGCCGATGCTGAAGATAGCACTCAGGTAGAAACCGGTGCCAATCCGCTTTTTGACCTTATGCTTTCTCCTGGATCTCAGGGTGGACCAGTTCTTGCTACTTTTAAAGTTCAGGACACTGCACAGGTAATGGAGTATTTGAATAAGCCTCAAATACGTTCTATGCTTCCATCAGATATGCGTTATGCAAAATTTGTATGGGGCGTGCCGAATGAAGAAACACAGACTTCCGCATTATATGCTTTAAAAGGTAATCGTAACATGGAGCCACCATTAAGTGGTAGTGTGATCACCGATGCTCAGCAAACTTATGATCAACTTGGTCGTATCGCTGTAAGCATGCAAATGGATGGTACAGGAGCTAAGATCTGGGAAGATATGACCGGGAAGGCTTCTAACGAACAGAGCCAGATCGCGATCGTTCTTGATAATATTGTTTATTCTGCCCCTGGTGTTTCCAGTGGAGCTATTTCGGGTGGAAGAAGTGAGATCTCTGGAGATTTCTCTATCACAGAAGGACAGGATTTAGCTAACGTACTTCGTGCAGGTAAACTTCCTGCTTCAGCTGAAATTATCCAAAGTGAGGTTGTTGGACCATCTCTAGGACAGGAAGCTATTGATAGTGGTATCATGTCTTTCGTGATTGCCCTTATCCTAGTGCTTATATGGATGATCCTTTACTACGGTAAAGCGGGTATATTTGCAGATATCGCCTTGGCGGTGAACATTCTATTTATCTTCGGAGTTCTTGCTGGACTTGGAGCCGTATTAACTTTACCTGGTATTGCCGGTATCGTTCTTACTATAGGTATGTCTGTAGATGCGAACGTACTTATCTTTGAAAGGATAAAAGAAGAACTTGCTAAAGGTAAAATGCAGCGTGATGCCATTAAGGATGGATTTAATAATGCATTATCTTCTATTCTTGATGCGAACATTACAACCGGTTTAACTGGTCTTATTTTATTCGTACTTGGAACAGGACCAATTAAAGGTTTCGCAACTACATTATTAATTGGTATCGCAACTTCATTATTTACTGCGATTTTCATTACGAGATTATTTATTGATGGTTACGGTATTAAAGGGAAATCACTGGATTTCGCTACTTCACTTACCAAGAACCTTTTCACTAACATGAACATAGATTTTCTTGGAAAAAGAAAAGTTGCTTACATCATCTCAGGTATTTTCATCTTTGTTAGTGTTGGTTCACTTTTCGTTCAAGGTCTTAACCAGGGTGTAGATTTCGTTGGAGGTAGAGCTTATACGGTAAGATTTGCCGATGATGTGAATCCAAGTGATGTACAGCAGGATCTTGTTGCTGAATTTGGAAGTGCTGAAGCAAAAACTTTCGGTCCGGACAACCAGTTAAAGATCACAACGAAGTATCGTGTGAATGATGAAGGTTCAACAGTTGATGAAGAAATTCAACAGACATTATATAACGCATTGCAATCTTACCTTCCTGCAGATCTTTCTTACGAAGATTTTGTAGATGGTGCAGATGATAAGACAGTTGGAATTATGCAATCCATGAAGGTGGGTGCTACTATTGCCGATGATATTAAAAATGCGTCATTCTGGGCAGTATTAGGATCTTTGATCGTAGTATTCCTTTATATCTTATTGCGTTTCCGTAAATGGCAATTTAGTTTAGGTGCTGTTGCTGCAGTATTCCATGATGTACTTGTAGTATTAGGTATCTTCTCTTTACTTTATAAAGTGATGCCTTTCAACATGGAGATAGATCAGGCCTTCATTGCGGCGATATTGACTGTAATTGGTTACTCGCTGAATGATACCGTGGTTGTATTTGACCGTATCAGGGAATACGTGAACGAGCACACAAGCTGGCCTCTGGGTAAAACTGTAAATGCTGCATTAAACAGTACACTAAGTAGAACATTGAATACCTCGCTTACTACTTTAGTAGTACTTCTTGCGATCTTCATCTTTGGAGGAGAAAGCATCAGAGGATTTATGTTCGCTCTTATTGTTGGTGTGATCGTAGGTACTTATTCATCGCTATTCATCGCTACTCCGGTAATGTTTGATAGTGTAAAGAAGAAGTCACAGATACAAAAGAAAGAAAAACCTAAGACTGAAGAAGCTGCTACAGCTTAA